ACATCTTGAgtgcaataaaaaaatgtaggcAGGCCAATCATGTGATTAGTTCCAATTTCTGCTTTTTCCTTACCATGCAGTCAAAGAACCATTGCCATCAATCTTCAAATATTAGGCAGGCCAATCGTCACTCTCCATTAGTTAGCTTCTCTAATCATGGCTATACAATGAAAATCGATTGTTCAACTCTAGGTTcttgatggttgtcgaagccagcaaaaataaatacctactctaaataaattgtgtatagtgattgagcagagtcgtgtccacagagatcggtaattatttaaatccttttaaaatataaaatgcaaaatgggggaattgttgacaataataaaaatcaaattaaaataacaagaatgcaaattaaaattgtaattcaaattggagaaagctctggttgaaggaattaactcagtttgattcgactactgatcattgattcaaatataaattattactacttatgaatagaccgatTATaactactgagaccctctaatagtcaatctctccttaactagtcgataaccaaggtatgaccgttggttatttccctaatcaatagacaaccctagatacgatcataggatttaatcaattgacaacctgaaaaaccagagagacccaaatcctaatcaacaaatGCATACgatggttcatttaaattagattgtttattctcataacacaactCACTGCTAtattatttgtcacaaacattaaaatcttcatacgatgaatcctttaatggacaatagattaagttgataattaaatagtggccagttatctaattaacaaacataatcatgaaaataattcagagaacaaacaaatacccaaaaagtaataaaacaattaaagcataagaaagatctcacagtagtgatgaatcaaagcttcattaaccttcaaccagaataataggtttagttcttcatagagagaagagaaaaatttagatctagggtttttttcttttctccaaaagtttactttttcacaatagattcctcccttaaatactctctctctcctctcctctagagttctttttaaaataaaatactaatatttgaaatattaaattcttaattacaaaaataattaaaaatacaaaacacgttaaactaaaaattgcAGGTCCGTAGTTGACAGCAGGCGTCCACgtcttatcaacaaagttcttctgacgctcataatttctctaagagaacaatcatccttaaacattatcttgtagctcaattttatcaccaatcaatagaattgcacctacaaaagtaaaacataagtaaatcactattattaagtgcaaaacatcggtattaagggaagtaaacaatgcaaaactagtgcataattTGCACTCTAACAGTTCTAGTCTCggattctaaatttaaaatgtttattatcTATCATTGTAGTCCTATACAGTTCATGTTCTCTGGTTGCTCAtttatatcaaaatcaattacatTTGCTCATCATAGGTTAAGCTTCCCATTGACGTCCATTAGAAAAACTCTGCTCAAAGACACCATCTTCTACATCAGAGATgtgtaatttattaattgctcAGTTCCCTTTTCCGTGCCGATGGACAACTAGTTCATTATGCAATTCCATACCCTTTTGATAACTTTTATGTATAGTCAATTTCATTAAAAGGAGTACTCAAGATTGATATCCAGAAGAAAAACTGCAGTAACATTAATTCATGAATTTCTTACAAATGTAGAAATTTTCTTTACCCTCTCCTTTTCTGCCTAAAGAGaacccaacaaaaaaaaaaaattccaaatggATTTACAAAATTGTCTATACTAGGAAGTTCTAGTGTTGCATTTCATGATTCATTCAAGCTGGAAGTGACATTAATGAAGATATCTTCTCTGCAAGGAATTGTGAGGCCACCCATCGGATGATCAAACCCGAATTCTTCCTCAGCCTTACTCAACAGTTCTTGAAATGAAGGTTGATTCAAGAAAGATACTGGAATTacaaatcttttcttttggttCTCTCCTACATAAACTGCGAAATGGCCTTTTGGCACGACTTTGGATGTTGAAACTCCTTGACTTACAATTAATTTAGCCTGGCGGAGAATCTGCTTAGCGTACATGATTCCAGGTACATGAATAGCCATATCTATCTATCAATAATTTACTTCTGAATTAAGATGATGAAGAGTGAAGAGCACAAATGACTTATGAGATGAAAGGAAAGTGTTTCTATTTGGTTTTGCCGCTTTGGATACAATACCTCTGTATTTATAGAATACATTGAAATTTGAAGTGAGTGGTATAGAGGCATTTGATGGAGACACCAGCAAAGTTTCACATGGCTTGTCTTGCAAGTCATCACTAACAATTTGGAGCTGACATAGACTGTATAACATCTTATGCCCAACCATTTCTTGGATAACAACCTACAAGGGCCCCCGATTCTAAATTGCTGATTCCTCTGGATAAAGGGTATGCTTGAAACatttatgatttataaatttttgatgATAACAGGTAACCtattcttttgaaaagaaTATTATGTATTTGAAGTCCATTAAGATAAGTATGTACCTTATTGTTAGGTTTTTGGACCCTACTTGATTGCCATTATAATCATTGGACAAAGGGCTTTTTGCCCAATGTCATTAGAATTCTCTcttacaatattaataatcGTTGAGTTGACTGAAATATTGACTGAGAtatatttggtttttttaaagtatgattaaaagatattaaagaTCATGAATAATTAGCAGCTGATGTGTATGAGAGTTTTGTAAAACACGAGGCAGCAAGACAACTGTAATAAGTAAAACCTCAGTAACTAGCCCAAATTATGCTAAATTGAATTATGCTAATTTATGTACTCTTATTAGAAGTAAAAACTTATTAGCAAAATGTCGTAGTGGAACATGGAACCTTTTCATGAAGACCTGAATCTCAAAAGTGGTTGCCTTAAGCATATATTCTTAGTCTAGGAACTATTCTCAGTAGATGTGGGTTGCAAGATTCGTGGAGAGTTCTACCATTAATGTTTTTGCAGTATAACTTTAGTTAAAAGTACTTCAAGGTgctgcacctgctacatttttCTGTCACGGATCCATTTAAAAATGCTATTGTGGTCAGGTGACACCAATAGTTACTATTTAAAATTACCATAATACTCGGCTGTCCGCTTTTGATTATGTATTTGTATAGAAGGTCTACGAGATAAGTGAGTCCTGAACATTTTTCATGAAGGCAAGAacttttataaaatgttaatcTGGAAGTATATGTACAttagttttttattcaataCTGTCATCTACTACTGGAAAAGAGAACTAACACTTTTGAGTTTCAAGTGAAATAACattgattgaattttgttttcaattagcTGATAAAAGAACGTGAACAAATCTGCAAGAATTTCTAGTAGTCACTCTCTTAGAAGGAGTGTACATTTTCCATTCAAATCTCTTTCTCTACCCACAAAAAAAGAGTTATAAAATCGTCTCTTCTGATTTCCATATCACAAATTACTCAAGCGGGAAGTGAGGTCAAGAAACATCTCTTCAGCACAGGGAATAGTAAGGCCTCCCATTGGATGATTGAACCCAAATTCTTCCTCTGCCTTGTATAGCAATTCCTGAAATAAAGGTTCATTCAAGAATGATATTGGGATTacaaatcttttcttttcacaCTGTCCAACATAAACTGCTAGGTTGCCTTTTGGAACATCTATGAATATAGATTGATTGGGGAAAAAATTTGATCTGCGAAAAACTTGTTTAGCATGCAAAATTCGAGGCAAACGGATAGCCATTATTATTGAAGTTATTGCtagaaaatgatgaatgttACAAGTGATTTGGGAGCAGAAAGGAGAGCTTTACTGTTGTACGtggaatgcggaatcaagcgtatcaaataattatagaaaaataaaggacaaaagaattacgtggttcagtaattaaacctacatccatggaaacaagaaagaataattgtttatttaacaattaatagagtacaaatatttttgtaacgaatctcactttccagaaacccaaatatacccagtactctcacaTTCTGtaggaaagataaattccccagacacacttctctcacttctctcaaaagcttagaaacttataagcttaacaattttgggatgcttaacaaatgaaaaactccctctatttataggaaGTATTTTGCACTATTACAAATTCGGCGTTCACCAACAATTTGCCAAATTGTCAATGTTGTTGTTAATTTGTCAAACTATCACATGCTTCACCAACTCCTTTGGCTTCAATTTCCACGATTCCAACCACATGCTTCATCTAAATTTCCAAGGGTCTCTGCCAACTTTTCAAGCTTTGCATGCTTAGCCACATACATAGGTCAAATTTCTACAGTTGGTGCCAACTTTGGCCAATTTGTCACCAAGTTTTGTTaacttttcaataattctCCACCTCGGCGAAGATTTGTCCAAATCTGAGCCGACTTACCAACGGATTATCATCCCCAAAGTGGCTGCATCTCTGTGACTGCCTACGTACCTTTGTCAACATATCTGATGGATTATCTTTGGTATCGATCTTTCTCAACCACACAATACTGCTCTCGATAATCTCTCTcacataatgatatttcacatcTATGTGCTTCGTCCGAGCGTGATATGTTTGATTCTTCGCAATGAATATCTCATTTTGATTATCACAGAAGACCGCAATATTCTCCTGGATTATTCCCAAATCACCTAACAAGCCTTTGAACCAGATAGCTTCTTTTACAGCTTCAGTTGCTGCCATATACTCTGCTTTCGTAGTGGACAGAGTAATTGTCGTTTGCAAAATTGACCTCCAGCTAACCGGACCTCCACCCAATGTGAATACGTAGCCCATTGTTGATCTTCGCTTGTCAAGGTCTCCAAcgaaatcagaatcacaatACCCAACACATTGTTGACCACAATCCTTATTGAACAATAACCCAACATCAACTGTCCCATACAGATATCGAAGAACCCACTTTACCGTAAGCCATTGATTTTTACCCGGATTGTGCATGTATCTACTAATCATGCTTATTGCTTGAGATATATCGGGCCTTATATATACTATAGCATACATAAGACTACCCACAACACTAGCATATGGAACGCGAGCCATGTAATTGCGCTCTTCTTGAGATCTAGGACATGAAGAAGagattaatttgaaatgaagaGCTAAAGGTGTACATACCGGTTTAGTTTTGTCATCCATGCCAAATCTTTCTAgcactttcttcaaataagactCTTGAGTCAACCATACGCTCCCATTCTTCTTGTCTCTACGAATCTCCATCCCAAGTCTTCTCTGTGCATTACCCAAGTCTTTCATCTCGAACTCAGAAGCCAGTtgcttctttaatctttcGATCTCGTCTCTATTCTTCGAAGCTATAAGcatatcatccacatagaGTAACAAATATATGAAAACTCCATCTAGTAGTCttctaaagtaaacacaatgatCGTGTTCACTTCTAGTGAATTTATGCtattgtataaattgatcaaatcttttgTACTACTGCCTTGGCGATTGCTTCAGCCCgtacaaagatttaatcaacCTACACACATGATTCTACTTTTCAGCAACTCAGAAAACGCAAGGCTGAATCATATAGATTTCTTCCTCCAAATCTCCATGTAAGAACGCCCTTTTAACATCCAATTGAGGCAACTCTAACTCATATTCTGCAACTAAGGCAAGTAGGATATGAATAGAAGTATATTTTACAACTGGAGAGAAAACTTCATTGTAGCCAATATCTTCATTTTGAGCAAAACCTTTTGCTATAAGCCTTGCCTTGTATCGAGGAGTTGTTTGATTTGGAGATCCTTGCTTTTTGGTGTGGACCCATTTATTGTCAATAGCCCTTTTCCCTTTTGGTAACTTTACAAGTTCCCAAGTCTGGTTTTGATGGAGAGATTTTATCTCTTCCTCCATGGCTAACTTCCACTGATCACTTTCACTCCTGCGTAATGCTTCACCGAAAGTGTTAGGGATGTTATCATCAATAACTGGAAGTGCATAGGCTACCACCATATCTTTAGTAAGCCATCCGggtttctttatctctcttcttGGCCTCCTTGTtg
This window of the Citrus sinensis cultivar Valencia sweet orange chromosome 8, DVS_A1.0, whole genome shotgun sequence genome carries:
- the LOC102630584 gene encoding auxin-responsive protein SAUR21-like, which gives rise to MAIRLPRILHAKQVFRRSNFFPNQSIFIDVPKGNLAVYVGQCEKKRFVIPISFLNEPLFQELLYKAEEEFGFNHPMGGLTIPCAEEMFLDLTSRLSNL
- the LOC102630281 gene encoding auxin-responsive protein SAUR24-like, with product MAIHVPGIMYAKQILRQAKLIVSQGVSTSKVVPKGHFAVYVGENQKKRFVIPVSFLNQPSFQELLSKAEEEFGFDHPMGGLTIPCREDIFINVTSSLNES